One window of Actinomycetota bacterium genomic DNA carries:
- a CDS encoding trypsin-like peptidase domain-containing protein: protein MKRALEIATSFVVGIGGAALFILIAYSFHFGGLGQIATTVTLPTTASDSQLTSAPVPTGGGIDPQQIYQKYADSVVQIVSTFQGSGNNIFHQSQEQQGVGSGFVVNSDGYILTNAHVVTSETTPAQKATDIEVNFRNGKKAKATIVGYDLTSSDIAVIKVDPAGLDLVPAALGDSDKVNVGEPVVAIGSPFGIEYASTLTSGIVSGTKRTVESPSAGFSIQNAIQTDAAINPGNSGGPLINSRGEVIGLNEQIASSSGGSEGVGFAVPINTAKQAMDQILSNGSVEYAWLGVVGQTVTSDVAKQQNLSTDKGALITDIVSGAPAEKAGLQKGDIITAIDGQAMNKMEDVSGYLTQRHPSDKVKVTYLRGSDSHDADVELAKRPDTLTPQ from the coding sequence ATGAAGAGAGCGCTCGAGATAGCAACAAGCTTCGTCGTCGGCATCGGCGGGGCGGCTTTATTTATATTAATCGCGTATTCGTTCCACTTCGGGGGCCTCGGTCAGATCGCGACCACCGTCACCCTTCCCACCACAGCTTCCGACAGCCAGCTCACTTCCGCGCCGGTGCCAACCGGCGGCGGCATAGACCCGCAGCAGATCTATCAGAAGTATGCCGACTCGGTCGTGCAGATCGTCTCGACCTTCCAGGGAAGCGGCAACAACATCTTTCATCAGTCCCAGGAACAGCAGGGCGTAGGCTCTGGCTTCGTCGTCAACAGTGATGGTTATATCCTGACCAACGCCCACGTGGTGACCAGCGAGACGACGCCGGCCCAGAAGGCCACCGATATTGAGGTCAATTTCAGGAACGGCAAGAAGGCCAAGGCCACGATCGTCGGCTATGACCTCACCAGCAGCGACATCGCGGTCATCAAGGTCGATCCTGCCGGGCTAGACCTGGTGCCCGCGGCGCTGGGCGATTCCGACAAGGTCAACGTCGGCGAGCCGGTCGTGGCTATCGGCAGCCCCTTCGGGATCGAATATGCGAGCACCCTTACTTCCGGAATCGTCAGCGGCACCAAGCGCACGGTCGAATCGCCGTCGGCGGGATTCAGCATTCAGAACGCCATCCAGACCGACGCGGCCATCAATCCCGGCAACAGCGGCGGCCCCCTGATCAATTCGCGTGGCGAGGTCATCGGGCTCAACGAGCAGATCGCTTCCAGCAGCGGCGGCTCTGAGGGCGTGGGCTTCGCGGTGCCGATCAATACGGCCAAGCAGGCGATGGACCAGATCCTCTCCAACGGCTCGGTCGAGTACGCCTGGCTGGGAGTCGTCGGCCAGACCGTCACCAGCGACGTCGCCAAGCAGCAGAACCTGTCGACCGACAAAGGCGCACTGATCACGGATATAGTCTCCGGCGCCCCGGCGGAAAAAGCCGGCCTGCAGAAGGGCGACATCATCACCGCCATCGATGGGCAGGCGATGAACAAGATGGAGGACGTCTCCGGTTACCTGACCCAGCGCCATCCTAGTGACAAGGTCAAGGTCACCTACCTGCGCGGCAGCGACTCTCACGACGCCGATGTCGAGCTGGCCAAGCGGCCTGACACTCTGACTCCGCAGTAA
- a CDS encoding PQQ-binding-like beta-propeller repeat protein has protein sequence MSQAVFLVILAFAVSSCSTAQSPEINNVGEAFYRGDASRSGVYTAQEIIELKGIRWKFQAGDRIFSTPAVVDQTVYFGSVNSNFYAVDINSGQEKWRKRTNGAVSSGPAVDNGIVYIGSFDGALYALDANTGEERWRFETPPASVPPSDKRISNHGIDSSPVVVNGVVYFGTYGEDFYALKSTTGEKLWEFRADSPIFSAGAVDDGSVYFASLTSLYALDASTGVKKWSIQTGKNTMSNTPSVKGGLVFLDDVEFLHAFDIKNGKEKWSFKLGRQETSDCMVAVDQNSVFIGDRDAFYMIDANSGEKKWEFKPVMSSGAPGATATPPTIAGNSVYFADLRGNIVSLDVKDGSVKWKYKYQKDLMQAPTPLTISDGVIYLGSMDGNLYAIEGGSSA, from the coding sequence TTGTCACAAGCAGTTTTCCTGGTAATCCTAGCTTTCGCGGTGTCTTCATGCAGCACGGCTCAATCTCCGGAGATAAATAACGTTGGAGAAGCATTCTACCGTGGTGATGCCAGCCGAAGCGGGGTATACACTGCCCAAGAAATAATTGAGCTAAAAGGCATTAGGTGGAAGTTCCAGGCTGGAGACAGAATCTTTTCTACGCCGGCGGTTGTTGATCAAACAGTTTATTTTGGCAGCGTTAATTCCAATTTTTATGCTGTTGATATTAATTCAGGCCAAGAGAAATGGAGAAAAAGAACTAACGGAGCGGTTTCTTCTGGCCCCGCAGTTGACAATGGGATTGTTTATATTGGAAGTTTCGATGGCGCTCTCTATGCATTAGATGCAAATACGGGTGAAGAGCGGTGGCGTTTCGAAACGCCACCGGCATCCGTGCCTCCGTCTGATAAAAGGATATCGAATCACGGGATTGATTCATCTCCAGTAGTTGTAAATGGAGTCGTTTATTTTGGCACATATGGAGAGGATTTCTATGCTCTGAAAAGTACCACGGGGGAGAAACTATGGGAGTTTAGGGCAGACTCTCCAATATTTTCGGCTGGTGCGGTCGACGATGGTTCAGTTTATTTTGCCAGTCTCACCAGTCTCTATGCACTAGATGCCAGTACGGGTGTAAAAAAGTGGTCTATCCAGACAGGAAAGAACACGATGTCGAATACACCTTCTGTGAAGGGAGGACTTGTATTCCTTGACGATGTGGAATTCCTACACGCTTTTGATATCAAGAATGGTAAAGAAAAATGGTCATTCAAATTAGGAAGGCAAGAAACTTCGGACTGTATGGTAGCTGTGGATCAAAACAGTGTCTTCATAGGAGACAGGGACGCCTTCTATATGATCGACGCGAACAGCGGCGAAAAAAAATGGGAGTTCAAACCTGTCATGTCTTCAGGCGCACCAGGCGCGACAGCGACTCCCCCTACAATTGCTGGCAATTCTGTCTATTTTGCGGATCTAAGGGGTAACATTGTGTCGCTGGATGTAAAGGATGGCAGCGTTAAATGGAAATATAAGTATCAAAAAGATTTAATGCAGGCCCCGACGCCTCTTACTATATCTGACGGAGTTATTTATCTGGGTAGTATGGATGGGAACTTATACGCCATCGAAGGAGGTTCTTCAGCATAA
- a CDS encoding acetoin utilization protein AcuC: MTGNAALIYSESYMGYNFSPWHPMKPERLMLTAELIKAYGLPELPGMAIVEPRLASDEELRLVHDQDYIDKVRELSDPDAGQQNGAGWGLGTGDNPVFPRMHEASATIAGGALEAARMIMEGEAGHVFHMGGGLHHAQRARASGFCIYNDVALAAAWLRKQYGARVLYLDFDAHHGDGVEAAFYDDPEVMTVSFHESGMYLFPGTGFTNENGAGAGRGYAVNLPLAPETTDDILLEAYDALVPGLARRFKPDIIITQNGCDGHWSDPLTHLCYTLAGFRALDARLHELVHEVCGGRWLGSGGGGYQAYTVVPRAWTILMAEMTQQQLPEPLPESWRVLCGRYADSEVPLTLSGDEPPQPLPSAVERARNMAMKGVAELEEKAPPENDVK; the protein is encoded by the coding sequence ATGACCGGGAACGCGGCACTCATCTACAGCGAAAGCTACATGGGCTACAACTTCAGCCCCTGGCACCCCATGAAACCGGAACGGCTGATGCTGACCGCTGAGCTGATCAAGGCTTACGGACTGCCGGAGCTCCCGGGGATGGCCATCGTCGAGCCGAGGCTGGCCTCCGATGAGGAGCTCAGGCTCGTCCACGACCAGGACTACATCGACAAGGTGCGCGAGCTCAGCGATCCTGATGCCGGCCAGCAGAACGGGGCTGGCTGGGGGCTCGGCACAGGGGACAACCCCGTCTTCCCGCGTATGCACGAAGCCTCCGCCACTATTGCCGGCGGCGCCCTCGAAGCCGCGCGCATGATCATGGAGGGCGAAGCCGGCCACGTCTTTCACATGGGCGGCGGCCTTCATCACGCCCAGCGGGCGCGGGCATCCGGCTTTTGCATCTACAACGACGTTGCCCTGGCGGCCGCCTGGCTCAGGAAGCAATATGGCGCCCGCGTCCTTTACCTGGATTTCGACGCCCACCACGGAGACGGCGTCGAGGCTGCCTTCTACGACGACCCCGAAGTCATGACCGTTTCCTTTCACGAGTCGGGAATGTATCTCTTCCCCGGCACCGGCTTCACCAATGAGAACGGCGCCGGGGCCGGCCGCGGCTACGCGGTGAACCTGCCGCTGGCTCCGGAGACCACCGACGACATCCTGCTGGAAGCTTATGACGCGCTGGTGCCCGGCCTCGCCCGCAGGTTCAAGCCGGACATCATCATCACCCAGAACGGCTGCGACGGTCACTGGAGCGATCCGCTGACGCATCTCTGCTACACGCTGGCGGGTTTCAGGGCGCTCGATGCGCGGCTGCATGAGCTGGTACACGAGGTCTGCGGCGGCCGCTGGCTGGGCTCCGGCGGCGGCGGCTATCAGGCTTACACGGTGGTGCCGCGCGCCTGGACCATCCTCATGGCCGAGATGACACAGCAGCAGCTTCCCGAGCCGCTTCCCGAAAGCTGGCGGGTGCTCTGTGGCCGCTATGCCGACAGCGAGGTTCCCCTGACGCTCAGCGGCGACGAGCCGCCCCAGCCGCTACCCTCGGCGGTCGAGAGGGCGCGCAACATGGCGATGAAAGGTGTGGCGGAGCTAGAGGAAAAGGCCCCTCCGGAAAACGATGTGAAATAA
- the amrS gene encoding AmmeMemoRadiSam system radical SAM enzyme, which yields MHEAMLWEPRPGGKVRCRVCPRLCVISEGKLGTCKTRKNVGGKCYSLIYDEVVSIAADPIEKKPLFHFYPGTQVLSLGTLGCNMRCLHCQNWQIAHADAVEDGDQMRRLKAENLPRIAKQNDCAGVAWTYNEPTIWLEFALDGARACHEQGLYTVFVTNGYITQEGLDIIAPHLDAYRVDIKGFRPETYKFLAKVPDAKPIFDAAERAKKVHGCHVEIVTNVIPTVNDDEETLRGIASWIAGALGEKTPWHVTRFFPYLELSHLSPTPIATLERALAIGKEEGLKFVYLGNVPGHPSENTVCPHCHRVVIRRDGYSLGNIDVREGHCAFCGEDLNIIQAGRMKAEAPSEA from the coding sequence CTGCATGAAGCGATGCTCTGGGAACCACGCCCCGGCGGCAAGGTGCGCTGCCGGGTCTGCCCCCGGCTGTGCGTCATCTCCGAGGGTAAGCTGGGAACCTGCAAGACCCGCAAGAACGTCGGCGGCAAATGCTACAGCCTCATCTACGACGAAGTCGTATCGATCGCCGCCGATCCCATCGAGAAGAAACCGCTATTCCATTTTTACCCGGGCACACAGGTCCTTTCCCTGGGAACCCTGGGCTGCAACATGCGCTGCCTGCACTGCCAGAACTGGCAGATCGCCCATGCCGACGCCGTCGAGGACGGAGACCAGATGCGCCGGCTCAAGGCTGAGAATCTGCCGCGGATCGCCAAGCAGAACGACTGCGCCGGCGTCGCCTGGACCTACAACGAGCCCACTATCTGGCTGGAATTCGCCCTCGATGGGGCCAGGGCCTGTCACGAGCAGGGCCTCTACACGGTGTTTGTCACCAATGGCTACATAACCCAGGAGGGCCTGGATATCATAGCGCCGCATCTCGACGCCTACCGCGTCGACATCAAGGGGTTCAGGCCCGAGACTTACAAGTTCCTGGCCAAGGTGCCCGACGCCAAGCCCATATTCGATGCCGCCGAGCGCGCCAAGAAGGTGCACGGCTGCCATGTAGAGATCGTCACAAATGTTATTCCCACGGTCAACGACGACGAGGAGACGCTGCGCGGCATCGCCTCCTGGATCGCCGGCGCCCTGGGGGAGAAGACGCCATGGCATGTGACCCGCTTTTTCCCCTACCTGGAACTGTCGCATCTCTCGCCGACGCCGATCGCGACGCTGGAGCGGGCCCTGGCCATTGGAAAAGAGGAAGGGCTCAAGTTCGTCTACCTGGGCAATGTCCCCGGGCATCCGAGTGAGAATACGGTCTGCCCGCATTGCCACCGCGTCGTCATCAGGCGCGACGGCTACAGTCTGGGGAACATCGATGTCCGGGAAGGTCATTGCGCCTTCTGCGGTGAAGATTTAAATATAATCCAGGCCGGGAGGATGAAGGCGGAAGCACCGTCTGAGGCCTGA
- a CDS encoding trehalose-6-phosphate synthase — protein sequence MEQCPFENELILVSNRGPISYTRDRDGELKTVRGGGGLVTALLGVAASCEITWIASAMTPEDTEISIRVGGGRTMVTHDEHKLGLRFVVSDPEVYHKFYNIIANPLIWFIQHYLWDLSVVPDVRLNEFEAWENGYQVVNNEFAEAVCDELDARGNDMPVVMLHDYHLYTCPSVVRARHPEAFLHQFVHIPWPQSDSWRVLPRHIRQAIVRGLLANDIVAFHTQRYVRNFLVSCEELIGDDVEIDYGRAVVNFGGREVWVRAYPISIDCADFERLAESGPVLEEEKKIEEMRREYLILRVDRMDLSKNIVRGFKAFDMFLDEHPEFKLRITFLALLQPSREDVKEYNTYRDKIMREVEVINTKHGTANWMPIDVRMQDNFTRSVAAYKQFDVLMVNAIYDGMNLIAKEAGLINRHDGVLILSENTGAHEELGEFCLSVNPFDLESQSQAIYEALTMGKDEKSDLAGKIRETVKNNDIQKWIETQFVDIKAKISEKAQTG from the coding sequence ATGGAGCAGTGCCCTTTTGAAAACGAACTGATCCTGGTTTCCAACCGGGGACCGATCTCATACACGCGCGACCGCGACGGCGAGCTCAAGACTGTCCGCGGCGGCGGCGGCCTGGTGACCGCGCTTCTGGGCGTGGCCGCTTCCTGCGAGATCACCTGGATCGCCAGCGCCATGACCCCCGAAGACACCGAGATCAGCATCCGAGTCGGCGGCGGCCGCACCATGGTCACCCACGACGAGCACAAGCTGGGCCTGCGTTTCGTCGTCTCCGACCCCGAGGTCTACCACAAGTTCTACAACATCATCGCCAACCCGCTTATCTGGTTCATCCAGCATTATCTCTGGGATCTGTCAGTGGTGCCGGACGTCAGGCTCAATGAATTCGAGGCCTGGGAGAACGGCTACCAGGTGGTCAACAACGAGTTCGCCGAAGCGGTATGCGACGAGCTCGACGCCAGGGGCAACGATATGCCGGTGGTGATGCTTCACGATTATCACCTCTACACCTGCCCGAGCGTCGTGCGCGCCCGCCATCCGGAAGCCTTCCTGCACCAGTTCGTGCACATCCCCTGGCCGCAATCGGATTCCTGGAGGGTTCTGCCGCGCCACATCCGCCAGGCGATCGTGCGGGGACTTCTCGCCAATGACATCGTCGCCTTCCATACACAGAGATACGTTCGCAATTTTCTCGTCAGCTGCGAGGAGCTTATCGGGGACGACGTCGAGATCGATTACGGCCGCGCCGTGGTCAACTTCGGCGGCCGCGAGGTCTGGGTGCGGGCCTACCCGATCTCGATCGACTGCGCTGATTTCGAGCGGCTGGCCGAGAGCGGCCCCGTGCTCGAGGAAGAGAAAAAGATCGAGGAGATGCGCCGCGAGTACCTGATCCTGCGGGTGGACCGCATGGACCTCTCCAAGAACATCGTTCGCGGCTTCAAGGCCTTTGACATGTTCCTAGACGAGCATCCGGAGTTCAAACTGCGCATCACTTTCCTGGCGCTGCTGCAGCCGTCCCGCGAGGACGTCAAGGAGTACAACACCTACCGCGACAAGATCATGCGCGAGGTCGAGGTCATCAACACCAAGCACGGCACCGCCAACTGGATGCCGATCGACGTGCGCATGCAGGACAACTTCACCCGTTCGGTGGCGGCTTACAAGCAGTTCGACGTGCTGATGGTCAACGCCATCTACGACGGCATGAACCTCATCGCCAAGGAAGCGGGTCTGATCAACCGCCACGACGGCGTGCTGATCCTCTCGGAAAACACAGGCGCCCACGAAGAGCTCGGCGAGTTCTGCCTGTCGGTCAACCCGTTCGATCTCGAGAGCCAGTCCCAGGCGATTTACGAGGCCCTTACCATGGGCAAGGATGAAAAAAGCGACCTTGCGGGTAAGATAAGGGAGACGGTGAAGAATAACGACATCCAGAAGTGGATCGAGACTCAGTTCGTCGACATCAAGGCGAAGATCTCGGAAAAAGCCCAGACCGGCTGA
- a CDS encoding cell wall metabolism sensor histidine kinase WalK encodes MHLTRKKINLSLANKLFLVFFSVFVFGVFIIAAVVVPQLKTRLTDQKLRNLGDYATLYSESYLTALNQGSSRIGLDLLTQQYAERADARILAVDSSGNLLSDSLMGQGFDSGDYAIANDAFNSGNLATNVTSINGRSFAMAAVPVSKNNRIVAAIIVSSSMSDVDSAVRLVGWLMFAAGTAALVIASVVIYLVSHFVSRRIRRIESGAQQIAEGDFDIKLPVRSADELGQLAMTFNDMGSKLGSAFQQVDNEKRRAKVLLDDLSEGVIGIDVDGNIIVANPAAEGLLGREITVPCSLKECLPDEIYELWLSMNPQHPFREDTFMLPRERAMQVHTSFLSDQAELVSLLVLRDVSQEVKMEKSRRDFIANASHELKTPLFSLGGFLELLQDEDVDESTKEEFVATMREQVDRLSDLARKLLDLSQMDSGAIDVRASRVELKDVVDTVAREFTAYSVSHDSRVDTSALPEDLVASCDPDRTAQLARILIDNALKYSPEGAAVQVSGSHNGKSVSFTVADHGPGIPADELPRVFERFYRGRAAGRIRGTGLGLSIAHELARLMNGTIEVESTGKGSSFTVTLPVGQSLGAGTASSLQA; translated from the coding sequence ATGCATTTAACTCGTAAGAAAATAAACCTCAGCCTCGCCAACAAGCTCTTCCTGGTCTTCTTCTCCGTGTTCGTCTTTGGAGTCTTCATCATCGCCGCGGTAGTGGTGCCGCAGCTGAAGACGCGCCTCACCGACCAGAAGCTGCGAAATCTTGGCGACTACGCCACCCTGTATTCCGAGAGCTACCTGACGGCGCTCAATCAGGGCTCGTCCCGCATCGGTCTCGACCTGCTGACGCAGCAGTACGCCGAGCGCGCTGACGCCCGCATCCTGGCGGTTGACAGCTCGGGCAATCTTCTTTCCGATTCGCTGATGGGGCAGGGTTTCGACTCCGGGGACTACGCCATCGCCAATGACGCCTTCAACAGCGGCAATCTTGCCACGAACGTGACTTCCATCAATGGGCGCAGCTTCGCCATGGCCGCCGTGCCGGTGTCCAAAAACAACCGCATCGTCGCCGCCATCATCGTGTCATCGTCGATGAGCGATGTCGATTCAGCGGTCAGGCTGGTCGGATGGCTGATGTTCGCCGCGGGAACCGCGGCGCTGGTTATCGCCAGCGTGGTCATCTACCTGGTATCGCATTTCGTCTCGCGCCGCATCCGCCGCATCGAATCCGGGGCGCAGCAGATAGCCGAAGGCGATTTCGACATCAAGCTGCCGGTGAGGTCCGCCGACGAGCTGGGCCAGCTGGCCATGACCTTCAACGACATGGGCAGCAAGCTGGGCTCCGCCTTCCAGCAGGTTGATAATGAGAAGAGGCGTGCCAAGGTCTTGCTCGACGATCTGAGCGAGGGCGTCATCGGCATCGATGTCGATGGCAACATCATCGTCGCCAACCCGGCGGCGGAGGGGCTGCTCGGGCGCGAGATAACGGTGCCCTGTTCCCTGAAGGAATGCCTCCCGGACGAGATCTACGAGCTCTGGCTCTCGATGAATCCCCAGCACCCGTTCCGCGAGGACACTTTCATGCTGCCGCGCGAGCGGGCGATGCAGGTCCACACCTCGTTTCTCTCCGACCAGGCGGAGCTGGTATCGCTGCTGGTGCTGCGCGACGTCAGCCAGGAAGTCAAGATGGAAAAATCCCGCCGCGATTTTATTGCCAACGCCTCGCACGAGCTGAAGACGCCGCTGTTCTCGCTGGGTGGTTTCCTCGAGTTGCTGCAGGACGAGGACGTCGACGAGAGCACCAAGGAAGAGTTTGTCGCGACCATGCGCGAGCAGGTTGACCGCTTGTCCGACCTGGCCCGCAAGCTTCTCGATCTGTCGCAGATGGATTCGGGGGCGATCGACGTCCGCGCCAGCCGCGTCGAGCTCAAGGACGTCGTCGACACCGTCGCCAGGGAGTTCACCGCCTACTCGGTCTCGCACGATTCGCGCGTCGACACCTCGGCGCTGCCGGAAGATCTGGTAGCCTCCTGCGATCCCGACCGCACCGCCCAGCTGGCGCGGATCCTCATCGACAACGCCCTAAAATATTCTCCGGAAGGGGCCGCCGTCCAGGTGAGCGGCAGCCACAACGGCAAGAGCGTCAGCTTCACCGTGGCCGACCATGGACCGGGCATTCCCGCCGACGAGCTGCCGCGGGTGTTCGAGCGCTTCTACCGGGGGCGGGCCGCCGGGCGCATCCGCGGCACCGGCCTGGGCCTGTCGATCGCGCACGAGCTGGCGAGGTTGATGAACGGCACGATCGAGGTAGAGTCGACAGGCAAGGGTTCCAGCTTCACGGTTACGCTGCCGGTGGGTCAGAGCCTCGGGGCCGGCACAGCCTCGAGCCTGCAGGCCTGA
- a CDS encoding metallophosphoesterase, translating into MARSSPFSWLRAISLALAAAISLTAYMLFEAQWLKLRKKRLPIDGLPAGLDGLKLLHISDLHGGARGPGGRAIAKLARASRRADADIVLFTGDMTDKKKDMTPFLPLLAEIGSRYGKFAVLGNHDHGLRKTVLQDLMRRFTGRSVVGPREIPGEDLEETVDLNRGLLAQAGIRLLENECATLATRGGKAQVCGVDDCQYGYADFEGTARQTDPDAGVRVLLSHSPDAVEWAAGGGDYDLVLAGHTHGGQICLPHPTKGRIMLSTSGSLYGSGMYRVKDLQMHVSPGVGTTLLPFRLLRRPEITLLELTRA; encoded by the coding sequence TTGGCCCGAAGCAGTCCATTCTCCTGGTTGCGCGCAATATCGTTGGCGCTTGCGGCCGCCATCTCTCTCACCGCTTACATGCTGTTTGAAGCCCAATGGCTGAAACTCAGGAAAAAGCGCCTGCCGATCGACGGTCTGCCCGCCGGCCTTGATGGCTTAAAGCTCCTGCATATTAGCGATCTGCATGGCGGCGCCCGGGGCCCTGGCGGCAGGGCTATCGCCAAGCTCGCCCGGGCGTCCAGGCGCGCCGACGCCGACATCGTCCTCTTCACCGGTGACATGACCGACAAGAAGAAGGACATGACCCCCTTCCTGCCCCTGCTGGCCGAGATCGGCTCCCGCTACGGGAAGTTCGCCGTCCTGGGCAACCACGACCACGGCCTGCGGAAGACGGTGCTGCAGGATCTGATGCGGCGCTTTACCGGCCGCTCGGTGGTCGGCCCCAGGGAAATCCCCGGAGAGGATCTCGAAGAAACCGTGGATCTGAACCGTGGACTGCTGGCGCAGGCGGGGATAAGGCTGCTGGAGAACGAGTGCGCCACGCTGGCGACGCGTGGAGGCAAGGCGCAGGTATGCGGCGTCGACGACTGCCAGTACGGATACGCCGATTTTGAGGGCACCGCCCGGCAGACCGACCCCGACGCCGGGGTCCGGGTGCTGCTCTCCCACAGCCCCGACGCGGTTGAATGGGCGGCCGGTGGCGGCGATTACGACCTGGTGCTGGCCGGCCATACCCATGGCGGCCAGATCTGCCTGCCTCACCCGACAAAAGGCAGGATCATGCTCTCGACCTCCGGCTCGCTTTACGGGTCGGGCATGTACCGGGTAAAAGACCTGCAAATGCACGTATCCCCCGGGGTCGGCACGACACTGCTGCCATTCCGCCTGCTGCGGCGCCCGGAGATAACCCTGCTGGAGCTTACCCGCGCCTGA
- a CDS encoding glycosyltransferase: MLQEVHVGHKFLADYQSVVVKPLIEEIRELAEGLKGARVLHVNATSFGGGVAEILYTLVPLMRDVGLDAEWRIIMAEQEFYEGTKIMHNALQGNELGLDPAQKEIYEKNNRLTAESLGKGFDFVVVHDPQPLLIRHYCGDLGAKWIWRCHIDTSTPNQDVADYLLPYVSLYDTAMFTLKDYVFKGLKIPIKVVAPAIDPLSTKNMALSPEDADYVVSQFGVEPDRPLLLQISRFDPWKDPLGVIDAYKLVKKEFASVRLALVGSMATDDPEGWSFFTSTVEHAGDDSDVLILSNLNNVGNLEVNAFQSRADVIIQKSIREGFGLTISEGLWKAKPTIGGNVGGIPSQINDGETGFLVDSVEECAQKCMWALDHAKEAKQMGRAGKEHVRANFLTPRLLRDYLKLFTDLKSQG, encoded by the coding sequence TTGCTGCAGGAAGTCCATGTCGGCCACAAGTTTCTGGCCGACTATCAAAGTGTTGTAGTGAAGCCTCTGATCGAGGAGATCAGGGAGCTTGCCGAGGGCCTCAAGGGGGCCCGGGTGCTGCACGTCAACGCCACCTCCTTCGGCGGCGGCGTCGCCGAGATCCTCTATACCCTGGTGCCGCTGATGCGCGATGTCGGCCTCGATGCAGAATGGCGCATCATCATGGCCGAGCAGGAATTCTACGAGGGCACCAAGATCATGCACAACGCCCTGCAGGGCAACGAGCTGGGACTCGACCCGGCGCAGAAGGAGATCTACGAGAAGAACAACCGCCTTACCGCCGAGTCGCTCGGCAAGGGCTTTGATTTTGTTGTCGTTCACGATCCCCAGCCGCTGCTGATCCGTCATTACTGCGGGGACCTGGGCGCCAAGTGGATCTGGCGCTGCCACATCGACACCTCGACCCCCAACCAGGACGTGGCCGATTATCTGCTTCCCTATGTCTCGCTTTATGACACGGCTATGTTCACGCTCAAGGATTACGTCTTCAAGGGGCTGAAGATACCGATTAAGGTGGTGGCCCCGGCGATCGATCCGCTCTCGACCAAGAACATGGCGCTCTCGCCGGAGGACGCCGACTACGTGGTCAGCCAGTTCGGGGTGGAGCCCGACCGGCCGCTGCTTCTGCAGATCTCGCGCTTCGATCCCTGGAAGGATCCGCTGGGCGTCATCGACGCCTACAAGCTGGTCAAGAAGGAATTCGCCTCGGTGAGGCTGGCGCTGGTCGGTTCCATGGCCACCGACGACCCCGAGGGCTGGAGCTTCTTCACCAGCACCGTCGAGCACGCCGGCGACGACAGCGATGTGCTCATCCTGTCAAACCTCAATAACGTGGGCAACCTCGAGGTGAACGCCTTTCAGTCGCGGGCCGACGTCATCATCCAGAAATCCATCCGGGAAGGCTTCGGCCTCACCATCAGCGAGGGGCTCTGGAAGGCCAAGCCGACCATCGGCGGCAACGTCGGCGGCATCCCCTCACAGATCAATGACGGCGAGACCGGTTTCCTGGTCGATTCGGTCGAAGAGTGCGCCCAGAAGTGCATGTGGGCCCTTGACCATGCCAAGGAAGCAAAACAGATGGGCCGCGCCGGCAAGGAGCACGTCCGGGCCAATTTCCTCACGCCCCGCCTGCTGCGGGATTACCTCAAACTGTTTACGGATCTCAAAAGCCAGGGATGA
- a CDS encoding response regulator transcription factor — protein sequence MEKEGYEIVQAMDGETALEKFREQPFDLVVLDIMLPGMDGTDVCRIIRSESTVPIIMLTAKSDEFDKVLGLEIGADDYITKPFSIREFRSRVKAQLRRAQMIRQPNDTVREVLEVDRMRIDFLKRNVFVDGEKIDLTYKEFELLKTLVSHPGRVFGRDSLLQLVWGDADFRDPRTVDVHIRHLREKLEPDPHDPEYIFTVRGAGYKFRDM from the coding sequence ATGGAAAAGGAAGGCTACGAGATCGTTCAGGCCATGGACGGCGAGACGGCGCTGGAGAAATTCCGCGAGCAGCCGTTCGATCTGGTCGTGCTCGACATCATGTTGCCGGGCATGGACGGCACCGACGTCTGCCGCATCATCCGTTCCGAGAGCACCGTCCCCATCATCATGCTCACCGCCAAGTCTGACGAATTCGACAAGGTGCTGGGGCTGGAGATCGGCGCCGACGACTACATCACCAAACCTTTCAGCATCCGTGAGTTCCGCAGCCGGGTGAAAGCGCAGTTGCGGCGCGCCCAGATGATCAGGCAACCAAACGACACCGTCCGCGAGGTGCTCGAGGTCGACCGCATGCGCATCGACTTCCTCAAGCGCAACGTCTTCGTCGACGGCGAGAAGATCGATCTCACCTATAAGGAATTCGAGCTTTTAAAGACGCTGGTGAGCCATCCGGGCCGGGTGTTCGGCCGCGACTCGCTGCTGCAGCTGGTCTGGGGCGACGCCGATTTCCGCGATCCGCGCACGGTCGACGTGCACATACGCCACCTGCGGGAAAAGCTCGAGCCCGACCCTCACGACCCCGAATACATCTTTACCGTCCGGGGCGCCGGCTACAAGTTCAGGGATATGTAA